A single genomic interval of Cucumis sativus cultivar 9930 chromosome 5, Cucumber_9930_V3, whole genome shotgun sequence harbors:
- the LOC101208533 gene encoding CDP-diacylglycerol--serine O-phosphatidyltransferase 1 isoform X1 translates to MELIGPRRVNKKNHLIQENGDSLLSNADDLDPWTAWAYKPHTVSLLLLGACFLITMAFDIYSFGLDSNTLDRKNKGRALETLFPSACWASGALDPECAASSDLVSSVKRGVWAMIAVFLAYCLLQAPSTILIRPHPAVWRLVHGLAVIYLVALTFLLFQKRDDARAFMKFLHPDLGLELPERSYGTDCRIVIPENPTSRFKNVYATLFDEFVPAHIIGWWGKAILIRNQPLLWVLSIGFELMELTFRHMLPNFNECWWDSIILDILICNWFGIWAGMRTVRYFDGKTYKWVGLSRQPNIIGKVKRTLGQFTPAQWDKDEWHPLLGPWRFIQVLALCIVFLTVELNTFFLKYCLWVPPRNPVIVYRLVLWWLIAIPTMREYNVYLQDRKPVKKIGAFCWLSLAICVVELLICVKFGHGLYPKPMPSWLVQFWISVGVSLVLFLLIWSWQLHQLVARKKWK, encoded by the exons ATGGAACTTATTGGTCCAAGGAGAGTGAATAAAAAGAATCACCTTATTCAAGAGAATGGTGATTCTCTTTTATCAAATGCAGATGATCTTGATCCGTGGACTGCATGGGCCTATAAGCCGCACACAGTTTCTTTGTTACTTCTTGGTGCCTGCTTTCTTAT CACCATGGCCTTCGACATTTATAGTTTTGGGTTGGATTCTAACACTTTGGATAGGAAGAATAAAGGGAGGGCATTAGAGACTCTATTTCCTAGTGCATG CTGGGCCAGTGGTGCTCTAGATCCTGAATGCGCTGCTTCAAGTGATCTTGTTTCATCAGTTAAAAG GGGTGTGTGGGCAATGATCGCTGTATTCCTTGCATATTGCCTGCTTCAAGCTCCTTCTAC GATTCTTATTAGGCCGCATCCAGCTGTATGGCGCCTAGTACATGGCTTAGCTGTCATTTATCTTGTAGCACTcacatttttacttttccaG aaACGTGACGATGCTCGAGCATTCATGAAATTTCTTCATCCTGATCTAGGCCTTG AGCTTCCTGAAAGATCATATGGTACTGATTGCCGTATAGTTATTCCTGAAAATCCCACAAGCAGGTTTAAGAATGTCTAT GCAACATTATTTGATGAATTTGTTCCTGCTCACATAATTGGATGGTGGGGAAAGGCTATATTGATCCGTAACCAGCCCCTTCTTTGGGTACTATCAATTGGGTTCGAGTTAATGGAG CTTACCTTCCGCCATATGCTACCAAATTTCAACGAATGCTGGTGGGACAGTATTATTCTTGACATTCTAATTTGCAATTGGTTTG GAATATGGGCAGGAATGCGCACTGTTCGATATTTCGATGGGAAAACATACAAGTGGGTTGGCCTAAGTCGTCAACCTAATATTATTGGAAAA GTGAAGCGGACCTTGGGACAGTTCACCCCAGCCCAGTGGGATAAAGATGAGTGGCATCCGTTACTTGGTCCATGGCGTTTCATTCAAGTTCTTGCTCTTTGCATTGTTTTCTTGACGGTGGAGCTTAATACATTCTTTTTGAAGTACTGTCTCTGGGTTCCTCCTAGAAACCCTGTAATAGTATACAGGTTGGTTCTATGGTGGTTAATCGCCATACCGACGATGCGTGAGTACAACGTTTACCTTCAAGACAG GAAACCCGTGAAAAAAATTGGGGCATTCTGTTGGCTCTCTCTTGCCATTTGTGTGGTTGAACTTCTAATTTGTGTGAAGTTTGGACATG gttTATATCCTAAACCAATGCCATCTTGGTTGGTGCAATTCTGGATATCTGTTGGAGTTTCCCTTGTATTATTCCTGCTTATTTGGAGCTGGCAACTTCACCAATTAGTTGCAAGGAAAAAGtggaaataa
- the LOC101208533 gene encoding CDP-diacylglycerol--serine O-phosphatidyltransferase 1 isoform X2: MELIGPRRVNKKNHLIQENGDSLLSNADDLDPWTAWAYKPHTVSLLLLGACFLIWASGALDPECAASSDLVSSVKRGVWAMIAVFLAYCLLQAPSTILIRPHPAVWRLVHGLAVIYLVALTFLLFQKRDDARAFMKFLHPDLGLELPERSYGTDCRIVIPENPTSRFKNVYATLFDEFVPAHIIGWWGKAILIRNQPLLWVLSIGFELMELTFRHMLPNFNECWWDSIILDILICNWFGIWAGMRTVRYFDGKTYKWVGLSRQPNIIGKVKRTLGQFTPAQWDKDEWHPLLGPWRFIQVLALCIVFLTVELNTFFLKYCLWVPPRNPVIVYRLVLWWLIAIPTMREYNVYLQDRKPVKKIGAFCWLSLAICVVELLICVKFGHGLYPKPMPSWLVQFWISVGVSLVLFLLIWSWQLHQLVARKKWK; this comes from the exons ATGGAACTTATTGGTCCAAGGAGAGTGAATAAAAAGAATCACCTTATTCAAGAGAATGGTGATTCTCTTTTATCAAATGCAGATGATCTTGATCCGTGGACTGCATGGGCCTATAAGCCGCACACAGTTTCTTTGTTACTTCTTGGTGCCTGCTTTCTTAT CTGGGCCAGTGGTGCTCTAGATCCTGAATGCGCTGCTTCAAGTGATCTTGTTTCATCAGTTAAAAG GGGTGTGTGGGCAATGATCGCTGTATTCCTTGCATATTGCCTGCTTCAAGCTCCTTCTAC GATTCTTATTAGGCCGCATCCAGCTGTATGGCGCCTAGTACATGGCTTAGCTGTCATTTATCTTGTAGCACTcacatttttacttttccaG aaACGTGACGATGCTCGAGCATTCATGAAATTTCTTCATCCTGATCTAGGCCTTG AGCTTCCTGAAAGATCATATGGTACTGATTGCCGTATAGTTATTCCTGAAAATCCCACAAGCAGGTTTAAGAATGTCTAT GCAACATTATTTGATGAATTTGTTCCTGCTCACATAATTGGATGGTGGGGAAAGGCTATATTGATCCGTAACCAGCCCCTTCTTTGGGTACTATCAATTGGGTTCGAGTTAATGGAG CTTACCTTCCGCCATATGCTACCAAATTTCAACGAATGCTGGTGGGACAGTATTATTCTTGACATTCTAATTTGCAATTGGTTTG GAATATGGGCAGGAATGCGCACTGTTCGATATTTCGATGGGAAAACATACAAGTGGGTTGGCCTAAGTCGTCAACCTAATATTATTGGAAAA GTGAAGCGGACCTTGGGACAGTTCACCCCAGCCCAGTGGGATAAAGATGAGTGGCATCCGTTACTTGGTCCATGGCGTTTCATTCAAGTTCTTGCTCTTTGCATTGTTTTCTTGACGGTGGAGCTTAATACATTCTTTTTGAAGTACTGTCTCTGGGTTCCTCCTAGAAACCCTGTAATAGTATACAGGTTGGTTCTATGGTGGTTAATCGCCATACCGACGATGCGTGAGTACAACGTTTACCTTCAAGACAG GAAACCCGTGAAAAAAATTGGGGCATTCTGTTGGCTCTCTCTTGCCATTTGTGTGGTTGAACTTCTAATTTGTGTGAAGTTTGGACATG gttTATATCCTAAACCAATGCCATCTTGGTTGGTGCAATTCTGGATATCTGTTGGAGTTTCCCTTGTATTATTCCTGCTTATTTGGAGCTGGCAACTTCACCAATTAGTTGCAAGGAAAAAGtggaaataa